A window of the Hordeum vulgare subsp. vulgare chromosome 5H, MorexV3_pseudomolecules_assembly, whole genome shotgun sequence genome harbors these coding sequences:
- the LOC123396124 gene encoding uncharacterized protein LOC123396124 isoform X2, producing the protein MAARRRRRVPPFGEWNYNYHHDAPEGTAAPPPAAWYATPEPEACSDVWFRYSPPPRKSTPKKHARRRPEGDVADAAAAKNGGSRRVVRPVDGDLYQVPPPPELAPHRGPRKTRSLWMGCLGLNSCVAS; encoded by the exons ATGGCG GCGAGGAGGAGGCGTCGCGTGCCGCCGTTCGGGGAGTGGAACTACAACTACCACCACGACGCGCCGGAGGGGACAGCGGCACCGCCGCCGGCCGCGTGGTACGCCACGCCGGAGCCGGAGGCCTGCAGCGACGTGTGGTTCAGGTACTCGCCGCCCCCGCGCAAGTCCACGCCCAAGAAGCATGCGAGGAGGCGGCCCGAGGGCGACGTCGCGGACGCAGCCGCGGCCAAGAACGGCGGCTCCAGGAGGGTGGTGCGGCCGGTCGACGGGGACCTGTACCAGGTGCCgccaccgccggagctcgccccccaCCGGGGGCCGAGGAAG ACGAGGAGCCTGTGGATGGGGTGC
- the LOC123396124 gene encoding uncharacterized protein LOC123396124 isoform X1 translates to MAKARRRRRVPPFGEWNYNYHHDAPEGTAAPPPAAWYATPEPEACSDVWFRYSPPPRKSTPKKHARRRPEGDVADAAAAKNGGSRRVVRPVDGDLYQVPPPPELAPHRGPRKTRSLWMGCLGLNSCVAS, encoded by the exons ATGGCG AAGGCGAGGAGGAGGCGTCGCGTGCCGCCGTTCGGGGAGTGGAACTACAACTACCACCACGACGCGCCGGAGGGGACAGCGGCACCGCCGCCGGCCGCGTGGTACGCCACGCCGGAGCCGGAGGCCTGCAGCGACGTGTGGTTCAGGTACTCGCCGCCCCCGCGCAAGTCCACGCCCAAGAAGCATGCGAGGAGGCGGCCCGAGGGCGACGTCGCGGACGCAGCCGCGGCCAAGAACGGCGGCTCCAGGAGGGTGGTGCGGCCGGTCGACGGGGACCTGTACCAGGTGCCgccaccgccggagctcgccccccaCCGGGGGCCGAGGAAG ACGAGGAGCCTGTGGATGGGGTGC